In a genomic window of Xylophilus rhododendri:
- the urtE gene encoding urea ABC transporter ATP-binding subunit UrtE yields MLKVQNIHQYYGGSNILRDVSFEAKQGEVTVLLGRNGVGKTTLLKSLMGLVPIRSGTIQFEGKDIQKSTPYERARAGIGFVPQGREIFARLTVEENLKMGLAYRPARTPIPAQLFELFPVLKQMLHRRGGDLSGGQQQQLAIARALAAGPRMLILDEPTEGIQPSIIKDIGKVISRLALEGMDGTPMAILLVEQYYDFAEELADAYLVMERGEFIAQGPGSEMQSRGVRQMVAI; encoded by the coding sequence ATGCTGAAAGTACAAAACATCCACCAGTACTACGGCGGCTCCAACATCCTCAGAGACGTCAGCTTCGAAGCCAAACAAGGCGAAGTCACAGTCCTGCTGGGCCGAAACGGCGTAGGCAAGACCACCCTCCTCAAGTCCCTCATGGGCCTGGTCCCCATCCGCTCGGGAACCATCCAGTTCGAAGGCAAGGACATCCAGAAATCGACCCCCTACGAAAGGGCCAGAGCCGGCATAGGCTTCGTCCCCCAGGGCAGGGAGATCTTCGCCCGCCTCACGGTGGAAGAGAACCTGAAGATGGGCCTGGCCTACCGCCCCGCCCGCACCCCCATCCCTGCGCAGCTCTTCGAACTTTTCCCGGTCCTCAAGCAGATGCTGCACAGAAGAGGCGGCGACCTCTCGGGCGGCCAGCAGCAGCAGCTCGCCATCGCCCGCGCCCTGGCAGCAGGCCCCCGCATGCTCATCCTCGACGAGCCGACCGAGGGCATCCAGCCCAGCATCATCAAGGACATCGGAAAAGTCATCAGCCGCCTGGCCCTCGAAGGCATGGACGGCACCCCCATGGCCATCCTGCTGGTCGAGCAGTACTACGACTTCGCCGAGGAACTGGCCGACGCCTACCTGGTCATGGAACGGGGCGAGTTCATCGCCCAAGGCCCGGGCAGCGAGATGCAGTCCCGCGGCGTGCGGCAGATGGTGGCGATCTAG